From the genome of Verrucomicrobiia bacterium:
GGCGGATGCGCGCGGGCAGAAGATTGATTGGAAGCAACAGACGTCCAAGCAATTGGTGAAGTTGTTGGATGATGCGCGGTTTGAGGTGCGAGATAAGGCGGTGGATGAGTTGGCGATGAAGTTGAAATCCGGCAATGAAGAAGATTTTACGGCTCTTTATCGTGGGTCCGAAGAGTCCGAAATGCGGTTGCTTGTGGGAACAGAACGTCAACAGATGAATATCGTGTGGGCGCTCAGCCGCAATCGCTTGTCGGAAGAATGGAAAGAGCTGTCACAGTGGTGGGTGCCGGGAGGTCCGGTTGGAAAACAGGCTTGGTACCATGCCTTGCGCGAAACGAGCACCAAGCCAACGGTTGATTGGCAGATATTAAAGGAGGAACCACCTTATGTGCGGCGCGAGGCATTCAGCGCTTTCGCCAAGAGCAGATCGTATCCGGTCAATTTCGTGTCAAACCCGGCACTGCCTGAGGTTTCAGGTCTGGCAACGGCGACTGGATCGACGGGATTCCTGTATGCTGACCGCTTGGAGGAGCATGCGGGCTTGTATGCACTCTATCGTGCCCGGCCCGTGGATGGCTTGAGTCGCCTTCTTTCCGATACTGCTTTAATCAAGAGGTTGCCGCAGATGCATCGTCGCGCCATGTTCATGCTCGATCAGATGGACACGAACGCCATCAGCGCAGAGTTGGTGATCAAGGCATTTGATTCCGATGATAATGACGTAGTTAAAACCGCCACGCAGATCGCTACGCGTCATCCCGAGTGGGCACCGATCTTTGCTGCGAAGTTGGAAGAATGGCTGGCCATTCCTCGCATCACGGATCGTCAGCTTCTGCCTTTGTTTGAGCTGACGCCGCGTTATTTGAAGAATGAGGCCATGGCTGTTGCATTGGGCAAGTTGTTGCAGGATGACAATCAGGCGACGCCTTTGCTCATCACGAAGGCGACGGGGGTGAAGTTGCATCCTTCATGGAAAGAGCCTTTGGCGCGGCGGTTGGGCAACACGAACAACAGCGTGGCGGAGAATGCCTTGGCGGCGATAGCAGCGGTCGGTGGGGCGGCGGAGTTCAAGCCGCAGCTCGAAGCCACGGCGACGAATGAGGCGATGCCGGTGGTGGTGCGATTGAAAGCGCTCTCGCTCTCCGCTCCGAAAGGCGCGGCGGTGAGCGATTCTGTTTTCACGCTGTTGAGCGGGCAGTTGCAGCCTGCGAAGCCTGCCGCCGTGCGGACAGAGGCGACGAAGCTGCTGGCTGGTGCTGCATTGAGCCAAGCGCAGTTGCTTGCGCTCGCGAAGCTGCTGCCGCAGTGCGGGCCGGTGGAGTTGCCTGTTCTCATCACCGCTTTTGCGCGGAGTCAGGATGTGGCGGTGGGACAAGGTTTGGTGGCGGGCTTACGTGATGCGAATGGGTTGAACAATGTGAAGCTGGCGGATCTGAACAAAGTATTGCGGGCGTATCCGGAGCCGGTCTTGAGTGAGGCGAACAAGTTGCTGGCTGATCTGGAAGCGCAGGCCAAGGAGCAGGCTGGACGGCTGGCGGAACTGGAGAAAACCATCAGTGGTGGCGATGCCGTGCGGGGGCAGGCGGTGTTCTATTCTGAGAAGGCTATGTGCGCTGTGTGTCATCGGGTGCAGCTCTACGGCGGACAGGTGGGGCCGGATCTCTCGCAGATCGGGCGCATCCGCACGGAGCGGGATTTGCTGGAGGCCATCTTGTATCCAAGCGCGAGCCTGGCGCGGGATTTTGAATCTTACACGGTGGCGATGAAGGATGGGGAGAGTGTTTCGGGTGTCATCCAGAAGGAGACTCCGGAGATGATTCAACTCGCAGGCACGACCGGTCAACCGACGATGATCCCACGCAATACGGTGGCGAGCGTGACGCCGAGTGCGCTCTCCATCATGCCGCAAGGGTTGGAGCAGGCGTTATCCGCGCAGGAGTTGAAGGATTTGGTGGCGTATCTGCGGAGTTTGAAGTGAGGGGGAGTTTGACGCGAATTTCGCTAATTATCGCGAATCAAAAATTAATCTGAACTATCATAGTCCATTTAGTTAAACGGCAGCGGTGTAGTCAGAAACCACCACAAGCAATACCAAACCCAATACCCGACGAATAGCAACCCGCAATTGCAGGCACGATTCCACGAGGGTTTCTGTGAAGTAAACAACCAACGGAAAACGAGCCAAAGTCCGATCACAAAACCGGCAACCATACTGACGGCTTTCGCTTGGGTTGGAATCGGATATTTCAATGCGACGGCAATCACGGGCCATACAGACAATCCGAGGATAAAGTATGAACTCGGCGAAAGCCCTGCTAGTTTGGCATTCACTTGGTTCATGATTAACATGTTGAACCACACTTTCTGTTAATCGGAAAGCTTAAAGCTACCAAAGCAATTCGCGCTAATTCGCGGAATTCGCGTCACCATCTCCTTCTCATTTCACTTGGCAGAGTGGCGCTTATCAGCGAAACACTTCGGCACATGAATACGTCCCTGCAGATCGGAAAATTTTCTTTGGGCATGGGTGACCGCTTCGCGCATCAGGCCAAGGCGCAATTGCGCGCGTGCCAGATGGCGGCGGAAAAAGGCGCGGTGATCGTGCCGGTGTGGAACAAATCGAATCGCGAACATCTCATCGTGGGCTCGGAACCTGCCAGCGTGCGCGCAGCGGCGGATGCGGCGGTGAAGGCGCTCGGCTGGACCACGGAGTATCGCGTGGATGCGGATCATATCCGCCTGAACACGGTGGACCGTTTCATCCCGCACTCGGATTTCTTCACGTTGGATGTCGCGGATTCCATCGGGCACGCGGCGAATCCGGCGGATGTGAAAGCGTTCGTGGCGCGGCATCCGGAGCTGGCGGGGAAGATCGAGATTCCGGGCATCGCGCAGCCGTTCCAGACGGATGCGGCGTATGTGGAGAAGATCGCGGCGAAGTATCTCCTCGCGGTACAGGATGCGGGGAAGATCTATCGCCACATCGTGAGCGTGAAGGGCGAAGGCAAGTTCATCACGGAAGTCTCCATGGATGAGACGGACGCGCCGCAGACGCCGCCGGAGTTGCTCATCATCCTCGCCGCGTTGGCAGATGAAAAGATTCCTGCGCAGACCATCGCGCCGAAGTTCACGGGTCGCTTCAACAAGGGCGTGGATTACGTGGGCGATGTGGTGCAGTTCGAGAAAGAGTTCAATGACGACCTGTGCGTGATCGCCTTCGCCATCAAGAAGTATGGCCTGCCCGCAAACTTGAAACTGAGCGTTCATTCCGGCAGCGACAAGTTCTCCATCTACGGGCCGATCCGCCGGGCGATCGCGAAGCATGGCGCGGGTTTGCACATCAAGACGGCGGGCACGACGTGGCTGGAAGAAGTCATCGGGCTCGCGGAAGCGGATGGTGAAGGTCTGGCGCTCGCGAAGGAGATCTATACGGAAGCGCTCGCGCATGTGGATGAACTCAGTGCGCCGTATGCGACGGTGATCGATATCGACAAGAGCAAGCTGCCTTCCGCCGAGACGGTGAATGGCTGGACCTCCGAGCAATACGTCTCGGCGCTGCGTCACGATCAGAAGAATCCGCAATTCAACATCCACCTGCGCCAATTGCTGCACGTGGGCTTCAAGGTCGCCGCGAAGATGGGTGACCGCTACCTGAACGCCTTGGTGAAGTTCGAGGAGTCCGTGTCACGCAATGTGACGACGAATCTGTATGAGCGGCATCTGAAGCCGTTGTTTGTGGCGTAAGGAATTATTCCTAACAGGAGAGAACGGAGGGAACAGAGCGGAGACGCTTTGTTCCCTTTTTTGACGTTGTCAGGCTAGGTCTGCTCGCGAAGCACGAGTGCGGTCCACCGACACACCTCGTTTTCCTTTTGACGCCACCTCTCCCAATCATCACCATTAATTCCCAAGAGCCCACATCCACCATGCACTACGCCGAATTCAAGGCCCCCGTCCAAAAGCATCTGAAACGGAATCGCAAAGGTGCCACGTGGAATGAACTGCGGGAAAAACTTTCCCTCCCCTACGACCGTCCTTGCCCCGAATGGACCCACCGCTTGGAAAACGAAATCGGCCTAACGCGCAACAAAAGTTCTGGTCGCGCTCTCATCTGGCAACTTTCGAACTCAATTCGTTAAATCAAAGTTTCATCCATCAAACACAATCATATGACCGCGAAGCAACCAGTGGTGCGAAAGAAAGCTCTATGGTATTACGCTTGTCTTGCTGTTGTTCTCACTGTGCTTTCCTTGTGGATGCTTCTTTGGATCTCACGTGAGCCCTTACATTGCCTACGCTGGCGCTTCACAACTCACGATGGAACCTCATTTCAAGAAGACATTTGGCTCACCCCTTTGACTGTCTATCCCTCCGAACCTTGGGCAAACAGGACAGCCAACTTGTCTGGTCAAATCGAAGTCAGTGTTCCTGTTTCTGCCGAACTTCCTTGGTACAAGTTACCCTTTCAAAGTTTTCGCCCCATCAAACGAATTCCTTTAAAAAACGGCCTGCCTCATGGTTCAGTTATCTCTCTCGACGAAACTGGTCATGAGTTCTCCATTCAGCAATATCGTGAGGGCAAAGAGCATGGCATCTACTGTTTCTTCAAGGTCGACGGTAGCTTTAGCCATCTTACCAGTTCAAGAGACGGCGTGATGGACGGCCCCCGCATCTCATGTTGGACCAATGGACTTCTCTCAGGGGCAGACATTTTTTCTAAAGGCAAGAAAACTGGACTGTCCAGAACATGGGATAGGACAGGTAAACTTATTGATGAAGGAACTTTTGACGGTTACCAACCAATCGGCACACACACTTTCTGGCTGCACCATAACAAAGCGAAATCACATGAGATTTTGTATACAACCAATGGAGTTCCCGAAGTAACTACAATTTGGGCATCAGACGGGAGCCAAATCGGCACTGGGACCTATAAGGAAGGCAAAATGTGGGATGGCCATTTCGCACACATTTTCAAAGGTTACGTTGAACTAGACTATTACAGTGAAGGCAAACGCTTGAAATCCAACCTAGAGTGGCTGAGCAAATCCACCAAGCAATGACGGCCTGAATTGCTGGACTGAACCCTACGACCAGTCCACCGAAACCAACTGGCTCCACTTCAAAATCACCGGCTCTTTCGAACGATAACCCTCTCCTTTGGACGTTGAAAGCTGGGTGTTTCTCCCTTGAAACTTCTCTGGAGCTTTGGATTTGGGATTTCCCCTCAATGGCTATGCTCTCTGCCCATCGCATGCTGCCATGAATGCAAGATGTGATCAATGATCTCATCCACACCCACGCCGTGCTTCACCTGCGCGAACACAAATGGCCCCTTGCCGCGCATCTTCTTCGCATCCCGATCCATCACGCCTAGGTCCGCACCGATCGCCGCTGCGAGATCCGTCTTGTTGATCACCAGCAGGTCGCTCTGCGTGATGCCCGGCCCGCCCTTGCGCGGAACCTTGTCACCACCCGCCACATCGATCACCTGGATCGTATAATCCGCCAGCTCCCGACTGAAACACGCCGCCAAGTTATCACCACCGGACTCGATCAACATCAGCTCCGGCTTAAATTTCTTATGCAATTCCTCCAGCGCCAGCAGGTTCGATGAGATGTCCTCGCGGATCGCCGCATGCGGACAACCACCCGTCTCCACCGCACGGATGCGATCTGGCGAAAGCGCCTCATTCTTCACCAGAAACTCGCCGTCCTCCTTCGTGAAAATATCATTCGTCACCGCCGCGATGTTCATCTTCTCGCGCAGCTTGCGACAAAGCTGAAGCATCAACGCCGTCTTGCCACTGCCCACCGGACCGCCCACGCCCACCGTGAACGCACGCTTGTTGAAATCCCGTTTCAACGGCATATCCCGTTCGTCATAGCGCCCCGGATGCTCCATGTTTTCATGCGTATGACCGCCCGGCCCGTGATGATGATTATGGCTCATGTAAAATTAAGATGTCGTGAGGGGTGTCCCCTAATTTCGTAATCGTTCTCGTCCTCGTCGTCCTCGCACTGCCTCGAAATACCAACAGATGCGAAAAGCAGGACAACGCTCCACCACCCTCGCCCCTTGGAGGGGAGAGGGCCGGGGTGAGGGGTGCCCCCATCGTCGTCGTCCCCAATCTCTTTATATTTCCCCGTGAAAAACTCATTTCAAGTTCTCGATCAACTCTGAAACAACCGCGAATACAACCGATCCTGCGCCCCCTGCCACAGATCCAGCAACGGTGCCGTCTGCGCCGCCTCTTCCACCGGTATCTCCGCGCACTCGCCGCTCACCACCTGCGCCTTCGCCGAGAGCCGGTGCTGCATGGACTGCGCCTCCATCGGCCCCACGATGCCCAACCGCACCGCACTTGCCACGATGCCGCGCAAGTAACAGAAAAAGAACAACTGGATGGCATCCTGCTTCTGCAAACCCAATGCCGCCGTCACCGCCCCGAACACCGGCGGCAGATGCCCGCAAAATCCTTCCGCCTCCATCCGCTCCCGCAACCCATCCAGCGCCACCGAAGGAAAACTCCGCTCCGCCGCCATCCAGAACGCCCGCCCCTGCAACCGGCTCGCGCGATTCGTCACATGATTCGTCGTGAACACATCGAACCGCGCATCCAATTCCACCAACCGCTCCGGCTCCTCCCACACCGCCCGCATAAACGGCAATGACGCATACCCAAGCTGCTGCAAACTCGTCTCCGCGAACGCCATCAGATCCGCGCGACTCCGTATCTCCCCATGCTGCCACGCCGCTTCCAGCCCGCCGGAATGCGCGAATCCACCCGTCGGAAACGCCGAATCCGCCAACTGCCAAATCAACCAATCATCATGAAGCCGCATGCTGCTAACCTTTGACACTGCGGTTGAGTGCCCGTGCTGCCGGATTCCAGCCGGCAGTAAGCTGCCTCACGCAACCAGCCGGTTTTAGAAATGATAGCGGGGCCATTGTGTGAGCAGTGTCACTTGCACTTCAAAACAACTGATACCTCTGCGCCAGCGGCAACACCGTCGCCGGCTCGCACTTCAGCAATTCCCCATCCGCCACCACATGATACGTCTCCGGATCCACCGTGATCTTCGGCGTCGCGTCATTCCACTTCATGCTCTTCTTGCTGATATCGCGACAACCCTTCACCGCCTCGATCCGCTTGCTCAACCCATAACCCGCCGCCACACCCTGCTCCGCGCAAAACCTGCTCACGAACGCCAGCGAAGACGATCCCGGTGCTGAACCAAACCCGCCGAACATCGGCCGCATATAAACCGGCTGCGGTGTCGGGATGGACGCATTTGGATCACCCATCTGCGCCCACGCGATAAACCCGCCTTTGATCACCATCTCCGGCTTCACGCCGAAGAACGCCGGACGCCACAAAACCAGATCAGCCAGCTTGCCCACCTCCACCGACCCGATGATATGCCCTACCCCATGTGTGATGGCCGGATTGATCGTGTACTTCGAGATGTAACGCTTGATGCGCACATTGTCATTGCTCCCCTGCTCCCCGCCGAGGCGACCGCGCTGCCGCTTCATCTTGTCCGCCGTCTGCCACGTGCGCGTGATGACCTCGCCGATGCGTCCCATCGCCTGCGAATCCGAGCTCATCATGCTGATCGCGCCCAAGTCATGCAGGATGTCCTCCGCCGCGATCGTCTCGCCACGGATACGGCTCTCCGCGAACGCCACGTCCTCCGGCAAGCTCGGGTCTAGATGATGACACACCATGAGCATGTCCAGATGCTCATCGATCGTGTTCACCGTGTAAGGCTTCGTTGGATTCGTGGAACTCGGCAGCACGTTCAACTCGCCGCAGATGCGGATGATGTCCGGCGCATGCCCGCCACCCGCGCCTTCAGAGTGATACGTATGGATCGTGCGCCCCTTGATCGCCCCGATCGTTGCCTCCACGAAACCCGATTCATTCAACGTATCCGTATGGATCGTCACCTGGATGTCTTCTTTATCCGCGACCGTGAGGCAACAATCGATCGCCGCCGGAGTCGTGCCCCAATCCTCATGCAGCTTGAGTCCGATAGCTCCACCCAAAATCTGATCCGACAATCCTGCGGCCAACGCCGTGTTTCCCTTGCCCGTGAAACCGAAGTTCAACGGCAACTGATCCACCGCGCGCAACATGTTGCGCAGATAGAACGCGCTCGGGGTACAAGTCGTCGCGCAAGTGCCCGTGGCTGGTCCCGTACCTCCACCGATCATCGTCGTCAACCCCGCCGCGATCGCTTCATGCGCCTGCTGTGGACAGATATAATGGATGTGAGTGTCCAGTCCACCCGCCGTCAAAATCAGCCCCTCACCCGCGATGACTTCCGTGGTCACACCCACAATCATGTTCTTCGTCACCCCAGCCATCACATCGGGATTGCCCGCCTTGCCGATACCCGCGATCAGCCCGTTCTTGATGCCGATATCCGCCTTGAAGATGCCGGTATAATCCACCACCAGCGCATTAGTGATGACACAATCCAGCGCCTCCGCCTGACTTACGCCTGCCGCCTGCCCCATGCCCTCGCGGATGACCTTGCCGCCGCCGAATTTGCAT
Proteins encoded in this window:
- a CDS encoding tagaturonate epimerase family protein, which gives rise to MSETLRHMNTSLQIGKFSLGMGDRFAHQAKAQLRACQMAAEKGAVIVPVWNKSNREHLIVGSEPASVRAAADAAVKALGWTTEYRVDADHIRLNTVDRFIPHSDFFTLDVADSIGHAANPADVKAFVARHPELAGKIEIPGIAQPFQTDAAYVEKIAAKYLLAVQDAGKIYRHIVSVKGEGKFITEVSMDETDAPQTPPELLIILAALADEKIPAQTIAPKFTGRFNKGVDYVGDVVQFEKEFNDDLCVIAFAIKKYGLPANLKLSVHSGSDKFSIYGPIRRAIAKHGAGLHIKTAGTTWLEEVIGLAEADGEGLALAKEIYTEALAHVDELSAPYATVIDIDKSKLPSAETVNGWTSEQYVSALRHDQKNPQFNIHLRQLLHVGFKVAAKMGDRYLNALVKFEESVSRNVTTNLYERHLKPLFVA
- a CDS encoding PVC-type heme-binding CxxCH protein; translated protein: MNTRPIACWLLSILALPLAVCAAEIKRSPAIDTNYRAAAIQVPEGYVAELVAGPPLVRHPMMAGFDDRGRLFISESAGLNLNNKELDAQTPNYISMLEDTDGDGFFDKSTVFADKMTFPQGALWYRNALYVCSPPGLWKLEDLDNDGKAEKRTLIVGGFEYTGNAADVHGPFLGPTGRLYWCHGRKGHEVYNKDGTLVSKGKGARIWSCLPDGSDVQVFAGGGMDNPVELVFTEAGDMLGTVNLFHGRPRGDVLVHWQYGGVYPRDDIGGVLDEFVRTGDLLPEVHNFGHIAISGFNRYRSEGFGKNFKDNLFVTFFNTHKVKRVVLERSGSTYKASEHDFLSSDSLDFHPTDVLEDADGSLLVIDTGGWFRNGCPTSQIAKPDVRGGIYRIRKVDQAKVADARGQKIDWKQQTSKQLVKLLDDARFEVRDKAVDELAMKLKSGNEEDFTALYRGSEESEMRLLVGTERQQMNIVWALSRNRLSEEWKELSQWWVPGGPVGKQAWYHALRETSTKPTVDWQILKEEPPYVRREAFSAFAKSRSYPVNFVSNPALPEVSGLATATGSTGFLYADRLEEHAGLYALYRARPVDGLSRLLSDTALIKRLPQMHRRAMFMLDQMDTNAISAELVIKAFDSDDNDVVKTATQIATRHPEWAPIFAAKLEEWLAIPRITDRQLLPLFELTPRYLKNEAMAVALGKLLQDDNQATPLLITKATGVKLHPSWKEPLARRLGNTNNSVAENALAAIAAVGGAAEFKPQLEATATNEAMPVVVRLKALSLSAPKGAAVSDSVFTLLSGQLQPAKPAAVRTEATKLLAGAALSQAQLLALAKLLPQCGPVELPVLITAFARSQDVAVGQGLVAGLRDANGLNNVKLADLNKVLRAYPEPVLSEANKLLADLEAQAKEQAGRLAELEKTISGGDAVRGQAVFYSEKAMCAVCHRVQLYGGQVGPDLSQIGRIRTERDLLEAILYPSASLARDFESYTVAMKDGESVSGVIQKETPEMIQLAGTTGQPTMIPRNTVASVTPSALSIMPQGLEQALSAQELKDLVAYLRSLK
- a CDS encoding urease accessory UreF family protein, with product MRLHDDWLIWQLADSAFPTGGFAHSGGLEAAWQHGEIRSRADLMAFAETSLQQLGYASLPFMRAVWEEPERLVELDARFDVFTTNHVTNRASRLQGRAFWMAAERSFPSVALDGLRERMEAEGFCGHLPPVFGAVTAALGLQKQDAIQLFFFCYLRGIVASAVRLGIVGPMEAQSMQHRLSAKAQVVSGECAEIPVEEAAQTAPLLDLWQGAQDRLYSRLFQS
- the ureG gene encoding urease accessory protein UreG — translated: MSHNHHHGPGGHTHENMEHPGRYDERDMPLKRDFNKRAFTVGVGGPVGSGKTALMLQLCRKLREKMNIAAVTNDIFTKEDGEFLVKNEALSPDRIRAVETGGCPHAAIREDISSNLLALEELHKKFKPELMLIESGGDNLAACFSRELADYTIQVIDVAGGDKVPRKGGPGITQSDLLVINKTDLAAAIGADLGVMDRDAKKMRGKGPFVFAQVKHGVGVDEIIDHILHSWQHAMGREHSH
- the ureC gene encoding urease subunit alpha, whose protein sequence is MPYKMKRSHYAEMFGPTTGDKLALGDTSLVLQVERDYTVYGDECKFGGGKVIREGMGQAAGVSQAEALDCVITNALVVDYTGIFKADIGIKNGLIAGIGKAGNPDVMAGVTKNMIVGVTTEVIAGEGLILTAGGLDTHIHYICPQQAHEAIAAGLTTMIGGGTGPATGTCATTCTPSAFYLRNMLRAVDQLPLNFGFTGKGNTALAAGLSDQILGGAIGLKLHEDWGTTPAAIDCCLTVADKEDIQVTIHTDTLNESGFVEATIGAIKGRTIHTYHSEGAGGGHAPDIIRICGELNVLPSSTNPTKPYTVNTIDEHLDMLMVCHHLDPSLPEDVAFAESRIRGETIAAEDILHDLGAISMMSSDSQAMGRIGEVITRTWQTADKMKRQRGRLGGEQGSNDNVRIKRYISKYTINPAITHGVGHIIGSVEVGKLADLVLWRPAFFGVKPEMVIKGGFIAWAQMGDPNASIPTPQPVYMRPMFGGFGSAPGSSSLAFVSRFCAEQGVAAGYGLSKRIEAVKGCRDISKKSMKWNDATPKITVDPETYHVVADGELLKCEPATVLPLAQRYQLF